A stretch of the Vidua chalybeata isolate OUT-0048 chromosome Z, bVidCha1 merged haplotype, whole genome shotgun sequence genome encodes the following:
- the LYSMD3 gene encoding lysM and putative peptidoglycan-binding domain-containing protein 3, with translation MAGRGAGSGPQPSAVAQPLAGGHLYPFVSAESEGPEEESELSELRPRGREKVRRSASRDRLDDTVLLTKDIREGDTLNAIALQFCCSVADIKRVNNLINDQDFFALRSIKIPVKKFSVLTETHISSKGRPALRPSLCSPEVQETSLCDKFSANETAGNFLKEVDRDIEEIVKCNDTKKDNLNEVVSALAAQQICFETDGKTKKCKDPYYGADWGIGWWTAVVIMLIIGIITPVFYLLYYEVLVKADVSHHFPMESSHLFVTAVSHQKETENGINPTNIMKVDNQGDLQH, from the exons ATGGCTGGCAGAGGCGCTGGCAGCGGCCCGCAGCCGTCCGCCGTGGCGCAGCCGCTCGCCGGCGGTCATTTGTACCCCTTCGTGAGCGCGGAGAGCGAGGGGCCCGAGGAGGAGAGCGAGTTGTCGGAACTCCGGCCGCGGGGCAGGGAGAAAGTCAGGCGGAGCGCGTCGAGGGACAGGCTGGATGATACCGTCCTGCTGACGAAGGACATCCGGGAAGGGGACACGCTGAACGCGATCGCgctgcagttctgctgctcc gtTGCAGATATCAAGAGAGTTAACAATCTTATCAACGATCAAGATTTTTTTGCCCTGAGGTCTATCAAAATTCCAGTGAAAAAGTTCAGTGTATTGACTGAAACCCATATATCTTCAAAAGGAAGACCAGCTCTTCGGCCTTCTCTGTGTTCCCCAGAAGTACAGGAAACATCTCTTTGTGATAAATTCTCTGCAAATGAGACTGCTGGCAACTTCTTAAAAGAAGTCGATCGAGATATAGAAGAAATAGTGAAGTGTAATGATACAAAGAAAGACAATCTGAATGAAGTTGTTTCTGCTTTAGCAGCCCAACAGATCTGTTTTGAAACTGATGGTAAAACTAAAAAATGCAAGGATCCTTACTATGGAGCAGACTGGGGTATAGGATGGTGGACAGCAGTAGTGATTATGTTGATTATTGGCATAATAACTCCAGTTTTTTATCTCCTGTATTATGAAGTTCTAGTGAAAGCAGATGTCAGTCACCATTTTCCAATGGAATCTTCCCATTTGTTTGTCACAGCAGTATCACatcagaaagaaacagaaaatggaataaatcCAACAAATATTATGAAAGTTGATAATCAAGGTGACCTTCAGCATTAA